The following are encoded in a window of Cucurbita pepo subsp. pepo cultivar mu-cu-16 chromosome LG12, ASM280686v2, whole genome shotgun sequence genomic DNA:
- the LOC111807789 gene encoding pectinesterase inhibitor-like: MANSMVVAVSSLFVLSVLFSNGDAASPNDVVSTICPKTRNPSFCSDVLKSAGTSDLKELATFTLNLAHDKAAESRALAQSLASKAADPKLNDRYATCAELYDNAADGIEDGKKYLGEGDYNGVNIKASAAMTEAGDCLDSFTQPPEDPSALPGNGKAVEDICSIILVIANLLIGSV; encoded by the coding sequence ATGGCGAATTCTATGGTTGTTGCagtctcttctctttttgtcCTTTcagttctcttctccaatggCGATGCAGCTTCCccaaacgacgtcgtttccACCATCTGCCCAAAAACTAGAAACCCTTCTTTTTGCTCGGACGTGTTGAAATCTGCTGGCACCTCGGACCTCAAAGAGCTGGCCACCTTCACCCTTAACCTCGCCCATGACAAGGCTGCTGAAAGCCGTGCCCTCGCCCAATCCCTAGCATCCAAGGCCGCCGATCCCAAGCTTAACGACCGCTATGCCACCTGTGCTGAACTCTACGACAATGCCGCCGACGGCATCGAGGATGGGAAGAAATACTTGGGGGAAGGTGACTACAATGGCGTCAACATTAAGGCGTCTGCAGCCATGACGGAGGCCGGCGACTGTCTCGACAGCTTTACGCAGCCGCCGGAGGACCCATCGGCACTGCCTGGCAACGGGAAGGCTGTGGAAGATATTTGTAGCATCATCTTGGTTATAGCCAACCTTCTTATTGGGTCGGTCTAA